From the genome of Bactrocera oleae isolate idBacOlea1 chromosome 2, idBacOlea1, whole genome shotgun sequence, one region includes:
- the LOC106627766 gene encoding uncharacterized protein, with product MSDNNSETADQQQHQRANGTERSQSTEEKEIPREPALVHKDINIKTELECLVRLLDGKIYKDEETAMEELHQYLIEDEGSWVLGDNFLVFVQRVLREENFSPDTRVHLIRTLAYAALKDDVIIILHQDRRDHTLMNYAQDIEKHTPEEQQAWAMFMCNLFENVGPSEWLLYISEWDYLGQTISNIRVTTKVAVHCILSNCPQLKNSGSMMLYNIAIKEVKTVVFDDIAVELAMAILQFFQSNPVEEQVFRTLKALSRFLEVSADVAAIIQMIGPHPKQFAGQSERVDELVNKISRKVPA from the exons atgtCAGACAACAACAGTGAAACCGCCGACCAACAACAGCATCAGCGCGCAAATGGCACAGAACGCTCCCAATCGACAGAGGAGAAAGAAATCCCACGCGAACCAGCTCTAGTACATAAAGACATCAAT ATAAAGACTGAATTGGAATGCCTCGTCAGGTTGCTCGACGGCAAAATCTACAAAGATGAAGAGACTGCTATGGAAGAATTACACCAGTATCTGATCGAAGATGAGGGCTCTTGGGTATTGGGCGATAATTTCCTTGTTTTCGTGCAACGTGTTTTGCGTGAAGAGAACTTTTCACCCGACACACGTGTGCATTTAATACGTACATTGGCCTACGCCGCACTGAAGGATGATGTCATCATTATACTGCATCAAGATCGACGCGATCATACGCTTATGAATTATGCACAAGACATTGAAAAACATACGCCAGAAGAGCAACAGGCGTGGGCGATGTTT ATGTGCAATCTTTTTGAGAATGTCGGACCTTCCGAGTGGTTGCTTTATATCTCTGAATGGGATTATTTGGGCCAGACAATATCGAATATACGCGTCACAACCAAGGTGGCGGTGCACTGCATACTCTCCAATTGTCCACAATTGAAGAACAGCGGTTCGATGATGCTCTACAACATTGCTATAAAGGAGGTGAAGACAGTG GTCTTTGATGATATCGCTGTGGAGCTAGCTATGGCCATTTTGCAATTCTTCCAAAGCAATCCAGTGGAGGAGCAAGTCTTCCGCACTCTTAAAGCACTGTCGCGTTTTCTGGAG gtcTCCGCTGATGTTGCAGCTATTATCCAAATGATCGGTCCACATCCTAAACAATTTGCTGGCCAGAGCGAACGCGTCGATGAGC